From a region of the Deinococcus metallilatus genome:
- the trxC gene encoding thioredoxin TrxC encodes MSDILTCPNCHAKNRVQNVPAGQVPVCARCGAPLPWLHDGTDASFEGDVQASVPVLVDFWAPWCGPCRVMGPVLEDIAREQAGKVRIVKVNVDENPAAPARFQVQGIPTMILFKGGQPVDRIVGAVNKNALMQRLNSLA; translated from the coding sequence ATGAGCGACATCCTGACCTGCCCGAACTGCCACGCCAAGAACCGGGTGCAGAATGTTCCCGCCGGACAGGTGCCGGTCTGCGCCCGCTGCGGTGCCCCGCTGCCCTGGCTGCACGACGGCACCGACGCTTCCTTTGAAGGGGACGTGCAGGCCAGCGTCCCCGTGCTGGTGGACTTCTGGGCACCCTGGTGCGGCCCCTGCCGGGTGATGGGACCCGTGCTGGAGGACATCGCCCGCGAGCAGGCGGGCAAGGTCCGTATCGTCAAGGTCAACGTGGACGAGAACCCGGCTGCTCCGGCCCGCTTCCAGGTGCAGGGCATCCCGACCATGATCCTCTTCAAGGGCGGCCAGCCCGTCGACCGGATCGTGGGTGCGGTCAACAAGAACGCCCTGATGCAGCGCCTGAACAGCCTCGCCTGA
- a CDS encoding sigma-70 family RNA polymerase sigma factor: MPTQSIISNLKTSSRRTRAPKGGQTAVLEPEVQEGRIELEPAADLDDLDLLLSPGDSEELDEDLAVDDEAQPDPADTDRDEEEFAFEANAGAYQGDSLRQYLHEIGRVPLLTPVEEMDLARRYEEGEAARQTLDGDPDLEGRTRRHLQRQVEDGAAAKQAMIEANLRLVVSLAKKYTNRGLGLGDLIQEGNQGLIRAVEKFEYRRGYKFSTYATWWIRQALTRAIADKSRTIRVPVHMVETIHRLSRITRQVEMELSREPLPGEIAEAMGPGWDAARVEDTQKVGWEPISLETPIGEEGDSVYGDFLPDERFASPVQTASQALLSEALERAFGALNEREALVLKLRHGFVDGREHTLEEVGQQLQVTRERVRQIESKALRRLKYQEGLTSGLRDFLE, translated from the coding sequence ATGCCAACCCAATCCATTATCAGCAACCTGAAGACTTCGTCCCGGCGAACACGGGCTCCGAAGGGCGGTCAGACGGCGGTCCTTGAGCCTGAGGTTCAGGAGGGCCGTATCGAGCTGGAGCCTGCTGCGGACCTCGACGACCTCGACCTGCTCCTGTCGCCCGGCGACAGTGAGGAGCTGGACGAAGACCTCGCCGTGGACGATGAGGCCCAGCCTGACCCCGCCGACACGGACCGGGACGAGGAAGAGTTCGCCTTCGAGGCGAATGCGGGCGCGTACCAGGGCGACTCGCTGCGGCAGTACCTGCACGAGATCGGCCGGGTGCCGCTGCTCACCCCCGTGGAGGAAATGGACCTCGCCCGCCGCTACGAGGAAGGCGAGGCGGCCCGCCAGACCCTTGACGGCGACCCGGACCTCGAGGGCCGCACCCGCCGCCACCTGCAACGCCAGGTGGAGGACGGCGCCGCCGCCAAGCAGGCCATGATCGAGGCCAACCTGCGCCTGGTCGTGAGCCTCGCCAAGAAGTACACGAACCGCGGCCTGGGGCTGGGGGACCTGATCCAGGAGGGCAACCAGGGCCTGATCCGCGCGGTGGAGAAGTTCGAGTACCGCCGCGGCTACAAGTTCTCCACCTACGCCACCTGGTGGATTCGCCAGGCCCTCACCCGCGCCATCGCCGACAAGTCCCGCACCATCCGCGTGCCGGTGCACATGGTCGAGACCATCCACCGGCTGTCCCGGATCACCCGCCAGGTGGAGATGGAACTCTCCCGCGAGCCTCTGCCGGGGGAGATCGCCGAGGCGATGGGACCGGGCTGGGACGCCGCCAGGGTCGAGGACACGCAGAAGGTCGGCTGGGAACCGATCTCGCTGGAGACGCCCATCGGCGAGGAGGGGGACAGCGTCTACGGGGACTTCCTGCCGGACGAACGTTTCGCCTCCCCGGTGCAGACGGCCAGCCAGGCCCTGCTGAGCGAGGCGCTGGAACGGGCCTTCGGTGCCCTGAACGAGCGCGAGGCCCTGGTGCTCAAGCTGCGTCACGGCTTCGTGGATGGCCGCGAGCACACCCTGGAAGAGGTGGGGCAACAGCTCCAGGTCACCCGCGAGCGCGTGCGGCAGATCGAGAGCAAGGCGCTGCGCAGGCTCAAATACCAGGAAGGCCTCACCAGTGGTCTGCGGGACTTCCTGGAGTAA